One window of the Vicinamibacterales bacterium genome contains the following:
- a CDS encoding amidohydrolase, with protein MRYLSTLLVLFTVACTATTPIEPATMVLRNGKIVTVDEAMPEAQAIAIRGDRIAAVGTNEAIQAYVGPATQVIDLAGQTAIPGLIESHGHFMGLGQSKMNLDLMDVKDWNEIVAMVAVAAKQAKPGEWILGRGWHQEKWSSVPQPNVEGFPFHDELSKVSPDNPVMLTHASGHASFVNAKAMEAAGLTAKTPDPAGGEILKDRAGRPIGLLRETASRIAGGALDEWRSKKTPEERQADLRRQIELAVKASLEKGVTSFHDAGANFATVDLYKQVAAEGGLGIRLWVMVRDSNDNLRAKLAQYKAVGLNDNHLTIAAIKVTADGALGSRGALMLEPYTDSPSSTGLPTTPLESIAATAKIAIDNGVQLCVHCIGDRANQEVLNVYERAFKSNPEAKDLRWRIEHAQHLAAADIPRFGQLGVIASMQGIHATSDAPYVPARLGPARAETGAYVWQKLMKTGAIIANGTDVPVERIDPMANFYATVTRKTKDGSVFYGEQKMTRAEALKSYTWNGAFAAKEESLKGSLAAGKLADITVLSKDIMTVPEDEIAATTVVYTIVGGKVAYTR; from the coding sequence ATGAGATATCTCTCCACGCTGCTTGTCCTGTTCACCGTCGCCTGCACCGCGACCACACCCATCGAACCCGCCACGATGGTGCTGCGCAACGGCAAGATCGTGACCGTGGACGAGGCGATGCCTGAGGCGCAGGCCATCGCTATCCGCGGCGATCGCATTGCCGCGGTCGGCACCAACGAGGCCATCCAGGCCTATGTCGGGCCGGCAACCCAAGTCATCGACCTCGCCGGCCAGACCGCCATTCCGGGGCTGATCGAGAGTCACGGCCACTTCATGGGGCTCGGGCAGTCGAAGATGAATCTCGACCTGATGGACGTGAAGGACTGGAACGAGATCGTCGCCATGGTCGCGGTGGCGGCGAAGCAGGCCAAGCCCGGCGAGTGGATCCTCGGCCGCGGGTGGCACCAGGAGAAGTGGAGCAGCGTGCCGCAGCCCAACGTCGAGGGTTTCCCGTTCCACGACGAGTTGAGCAAGGTCTCGCCCGACAACCCGGTGATGCTCACGCACGCGAGCGGCCACGCGAGCTTCGTCAACGCGAAGGCGATGGAGGCGGCCGGCCTGACCGCGAAGACGCCCGACCCGGCGGGTGGGGAGATTCTCAAGGACCGCGCGGGGCGGCCGATCGGCCTGCTGCGCGAAACCGCGTCCCGGATCGCCGGCGGCGCGCTCGACGAGTGGCGCTCGAAGAAGACGCCCGAAGAACGCCAGGCCGACTTGCGGCGGCAGATCGAGCTGGCGGTGAAGGCGAGCCTCGAGAAAGGCGTCACCAGCTTCCACGACGCCGGCGCGAATTTCGCGACGGTGGATCTCTACAAGCAGGTGGCCGCGGAAGGCGGCCTCGGCATCCGGCTGTGGGTGATGGTGCGTGACAGCAACGACAACCTGCGCGCGAAGCTGGCGCAATACAAGGCCGTCGGCCTCAACGACAATCACCTGACCATTGCCGCGATCAAGGTCACCGCCGACGGCGCGCTCGGCTCGCGCGGCGCGCTGATGCTCGAGCCGTATACCGATTCACCGTCGAGCACGGGCTTGCCGACGACGCCGCTCGAGAGCATCGCCGCCACCGCGAAGATCGCCATCGACAACGGCGTGCAGCTCTGCGTGCACTGCATCGGCGATCGCGCCAACCAGGAAGTGCTGAACGTCTACGAGCGCGCGTTCAAGTCGAATCCGGAGGCGAAGGACCTGCGGTGGCGCATCGAGCACGCGCAGCACCTCGCGGCCGCCGACATCCCGCGCTTCGGACAGCTCGGCGTGATCGCGTCGATGCAGGGGATCCACGCCACGTCGGATGCGCCGTACGTGCCGGCGCGCCTCGGCCCGGCGCGCGCCGAGACCGGCGCCTACGTGTGGCAGAAGCTGATGAAGACGGGCGCGATCATCGCCAACGGGACTGATGTGCCGGTGGAGCGCATCGACCCGATGGCGAATTTCTACGCCACCGTCACGCGCAAGACGAAGGACGGCTCGGTGTTCTACGGCGAGCAGAAGATGACGCGCGCCGAGGCGCTCAAGTCCTATACCTGGAACGGCGCCTTTGCGGCGAAAGAGGAATCGCTCAAGGGCTCGCTTGCCGCCGGCAAGCTCGCCGACATCACGGTGCTGTCGAAAGACATCATGACCGTGCCCGAGGACGAGATCGCGGCGACCACCGTCGTTTACACCATCGTCGGCGGCAAGGTGGCTTACACCCGATAG